A single genomic interval of Zingiber officinale cultivar Zhangliang chromosome 4A, Zo_v1.1, whole genome shotgun sequence harbors:
- the LOC121971886 gene encoding protein TIFY 10a-like yields MADAGRKRGPTNFAVACGLLSQYIKEKGSAADLGFGIARAAPEGKSESFRVPITMNLLPSADVLGGEESDKESEGEVVSDENPMGLFSQRSGFLASASDDSRVTKQSQLTIFYGGKVLVFNNFPAEKVKDLMQLASLGNSDQNSNLVRKAATDPVLPQLNLSKPAQPNLSDLPIARKASLTRFLEKRKDRISARAPYRITTPSPQVATPMNQEDFKSWLGLGRHFIAPGLSLNSEYSR; encoded by the exons ATGGCGGACGCGGGCAGGAAGCGGGGGCCGACCAACTTCGCCGTGGCCTGCGGCCTCCTCAGTCAGTACATCAAGGAGAAGGGCAGCGCTGCCGATTTAGGGTTCGGGATCGCCAGGGCGGCCCCCGAAG GCAAATCGGAGTCGTTTCGTGTGCCGATCACTATGAATTTGCTGCCAAGCGCAGACGTCTTAGGCGGAGAGGAGAGCGACAAGGAAAGTGAAGGGGAGGTTGTTTCCGATGAGAACCCTATGGGTCTCTTTTCCCAGCGTTCCGGCTTCCTCGCCTCAGCGTCGGACGATTCCAG GGTGACAAAACAATCACAGCTTACAATCTTTTATGGAGGAAAGGTGCTGGTGTTCAACAATTTCCCAGCTGAGAAAGTTAAGGATCTGATGCAGCTAGCAAGCTTGGGTAACTCTGATCAAAACTCAAACTTGGTTCGCAAAGCTGCTACTGATCCTGTGCTTCCCCAACTCAATCTGTCAAAACCAGCACAACCTAATCTCTCTG ATCTTCCTATTGCTAGAAAAGCTTCGCTCACACGATTTCTCGAGAAGAGAAAAGATCG GATCAGTGCAAGAGCACCATACCGAATTACTACTCCATCACCTCAAGTGGCTACTCCTATGAACCAAGAGGACTTCAAATCATGGCTCGGCTTGGGTCGTCACTTTATCGCGCCTGGTCTGAGTCTAAACTCTGAGTATAGCAGATAA